The Ascaphus truei isolate aAscTru1 chromosome 3, aAscTru1.hap1, whole genome shotgun sequence genome includes a region encoding these proteins:
- the LOC142489816 gene encoding tubulin alpha-1B chain isoform X2 — translation MRECISIHVGQAGVQIGNACWELYCLEHGIQPDGQMPSDKAIGGGDDSFNTFFSETGAGKHVPRAVFVDLEPTVIDEVRTGTYRQLFHPEQLITGKEDAANNYARGHYTIGKEIIDLVLDRIRKLADQCTGLQGFLVFHSFGGGTGSGFTSLLMERLSVDYGKKSKLEFSIYPAPQVSTAVVEPYNSILTTHTTLEHSDCAFMVDNEAIYDICRRNLDIERPTYTNLNRLISQIVSSITASLRFDGALNVDLTEFQTNLVPYPRIHFPLATYAPVISAEKAYHEQLSVAEITNACFEPANQMVKCDPRHGKYMACCLLYRGDVVPKDVNAAIATIKTKRSIQFVDWCPTGFKVGINYQPPTVVPGGDLAKVQRAVCMLSNTTAIAEAWARLDHKFDLMYAKRAFVHWYVGEGMEEGEFSEAREDMAALEKDYEEVGVDSVEGEGEEEGEEY, via the exons cGTGAGTGCATTTCTATACACGTTGGTCAGGCTGGTGTGCAGATCGGTAACGCCTGCTGGGAGCTGTACTGCCTGGAACATGGCATCCAGCCCGATGGGCAAATGCCCAGTGACAAGGCCATTGGAGGAGGGGACGACTCTTTCAACACCTTCTTCAGTGAAACGGGAGCCGGCAAGCACGTCCCCAGGGCTGTGTTTGTAGACCTGGAGCCAACTGTTATTG ATGAAGTACGCACTGGCACATACCGTCAATTATTCCACCCAGAACAACTCATCACTGGCAAGGAAGATGCTGCCAATAACTATGCCCGTGGGCACTACACCATCGGCAAGGAAATCATTGACCTGGTGTTGGACAGGATCCGCAAACTG GCTGACCAGTGTACAGGTCTGCAGGGTTTCCTGGTCTTTCACAGCTTTGGTGGTGGCACTGGTTCTGGTTTCACCTCCCTGCTGATGGAGCGTCTCTCTGTCGATTATGGCAAGAAGTCCAAGCTGGAGTTCTCAATCTATCCAGCTCCTCAGGTCTCCACAGCTGTGGTTGAACCCTACAACTCCATCCTCACAACACACACCACCTTGGAGCACTCAGACTGCGCCTTTATGGTGGACAATGAAGCCATCTATGACATTTGTCGCAGAAACCTAGACATTGAGCGCCCAACCTACACCAACCTGAATCGCCTTATCAGTCAGATAGTGTCCTCCATCACAGCCTCTCTCCGATTTGATGGGGCCCTGAATGTAGATCTCACAGAGTTCCAGACAAACTTGGTGCCCTATCCCCGTATTCACTTCCCTCTCGCAACCTATGCCCCAGTTATCTCGGCAGAGAAAGCTTACCATGAGCAGCTCTCTGTGGCTGAGATCACAAATGCTTGCTTTGAGCCAGCTAACCAGATGGTGAAATGTGATCCACGCCACGGTAAATACATGGCTTGCTGCCTGCTGTACCGAGGTGATGTGGTGCCCAAAGATGTTAATGCAGCTATTGCCACCATCAAGACCAAGCGTAGCATCCAGTTTGTGGACTGGTGCCCAACTGGCTTCAAGGTCGGTATTAACTATCAGCCTCCAACTGTGGTTCCAGGTGGGGACCTGGCCAAGGTGCAGCGTGCGGTGTGTATGCTGAGCAACACCACCGCAATTGCTGAGGCCTGGGCTCGCCTGGACCACAAGTTTGACCTTATGTACGCTAAGCGTGCCTTTGTGCACTGGTATGTGGGTGAGGGTATGGAGGAGGGAGAGTTCTCTGAGGCTCGTGAGGATATGGCTGCCCTGGAGAAGGATTATGAGGAGGTTGGTGTAGATTCTGTAGAAGGAGAGGGCGAAGAGGAAGGAGAAGAATATTAA
- the LOC142489816 gene encoding tubulin alpha-1B chain isoform X1, producing MRECISIHVGQAGVQIGNACWELYCLEHGIQPDGQMPSDKAIGGGDDSFNTFFSETGAGKHVPRAVFVDLEPTVIDEVRTGTYRQLFHPEQLITGKEDAANNYARGHYTIGKEIIDLVLDRIRKLADQCTGLQGFLVFHSFGGGTGSGFTSLLMERLSVDYGKKSKLEFSIYPAPQVSTAVVEPYNSILTTHTTLEHSDCAFMVDNEAIYDICRRNLDIERPTYTNLNRLISQIVSSITASLRFDGALNVDLTEFQTNLVPYPRIHFPLATYAPVISAEKAYHEQLSVAEITNACFEPANQMVKCDPRHGKYMACCLLYRGDVVPKDVNAAIATIKTKRSIQFVDWCPTGFKVGINYQPPTVVPGGDLAKVQRAVCMLSNTTAIAEAWARLDHKFDLMYAKRAFVHWYVGEGMEEGEFSEAREDMAALEKDYEEVGVDSVEGEGEEEGEEY from the exons ATG cGTGAGTGCATTTCTATACACGTTGGTCAGGCTGGTGTGCAGATCGGTAACGCCTGCTGGGAGCTGTACTGCCTGGAACATGGCATCCAGCCCGATGGGCAAATGCCCAGTGACAAGGCCATTGGAGGAGGGGACGACTCTTTCAACACCTTCTTCAGTGAAACGGGAGCCGGCAAGCACGTCCCCAGGGCTGTGTTTGTAGACCTGGAGCCAACTGTTATTG ATGAAGTACGCACTGGCACATACCGTCAATTATTCCACCCAGAACAACTCATCACTGGCAAGGAAGATGCTGCCAATAACTATGCCCGTGGGCACTACACCATCGGCAAGGAAATCATTGACCTGGTGTTGGACAGGATCCGCAAACTG GCTGACCAGTGTACAGGTCTGCAGGGTTTCCTGGTCTTTCACAGCTTTGGTGGTGGCACTGGTTCTGGTTTCACCTCCCTGCTGATGGAGCGTCTCTCTGTCGATTATGGCAAGAAGTCCAAGCTGGAGTTCTCAATCTATCCAGCTCCTCAGGTCTCCACAGCTGTGGTTGAACCCTACAACTCCATCCTCACAACACACACCACCTTGGAGCACTCAGACTGCGCCTTTATGGTGGACAATGAAGCCATCTATGACATTTGTCGCAGAAACCTAGACATTGAGCGCCCAACCTACACCAACCTGAATCGCCTTATCAGTCAGATAGTGTCCTCCATCACAGCCTCTCTCCGATTTGATGGGGCCCTGAATGTAGATCTCACAGAGTTCCAGACAAACTTGGTGCCCTATCCCCGTATTCACTTCCCTCTCGCAACCTATGCCCCAGTTATCTCGGCAGAGAAAGCTTACCATGAGCAGCTCTCTGTGGCTGAGATCACAAATGCTTGCTTTGAGCCAGCTAACCAGATGGTGAAATGTGATCCACGCCACGGTAAATACATGGCTTGCTGCCTGCTGTACCGAGGTGATGTGGTGCCCAAAGATGTTAATGCAGCTATTGCCACCATCAAGACCAAGCGTAGCATCCAGTTTGTGGACTGGTGCCCAACTGGCTTCAAGGTCGGTATTAACTATCAGCCTCCAACTGTGGTTCCAGGTGGGGACCTGGCCAAGGTGCAGCGTGCGGTGTGTATGCTGAGCAACACCACCGCAATTGCTGAGGCCTGGGCTCGCCTGGACCACAAGTTTGACCTTATGTACGCTAAGCGTGCCTTTGTGCACTGGTATGTGGGTGAGGGTATGGAGGAGGGAGAGTTCTCTGAGGCTCGTGAGGATATGGCTGCCCTGGAGAAGGATTATGAGGAGGTTGGTGTAGATTCTGTAGAAGGAGAGGGCGAAGAGGAAGGAGAAGAATATTAA
- the LOC142489816 gene encoding tubulin alpha-1B chain isoform X3: MPSDKAIGGGDDSFNTFFSETGAGKHVPRAVFVDLEPTVIDEVRTGTYRQLFHPEQLITGKEDAANNYARGHYTIGKEIIDLVLDRIRKLADQCTGLQGFLVFHSFGGGTGSGFTSLLMERLSVDYGKKSKLEFSIYPAPQVSTAVVEPYNSILTTHTTLEHSDCAFMVDNEAIYDICRRNLDIERPTYTNLNRLISQIVSSITASLRFDGALNVDLTEFQTNLVPYPRIHFPLATYAPVISAEKAYHEQLSVAEITNACFEPANQMVKCDPRHGKYMACCLLYRGDVVPKDVNAAIATIKTKRSIQFVDWCPTGFKVGINYQPPTVVPGGDLAKVQRAVCMLSNTTAIAEAWARLDHKFDLMYAKRAFVHWYVGEGMEEGEFSEAREDMAALEKDYEEVGVDSVEGEGEEEGEEY; this comes from the exons ATGCCCAGTGACAAGGCCATTGGAGGAGGGGACGACTCTTTCAACACCTTCTTCAGTGAAACGGGAGCCGGCAAGCACGTCCCCAGGGCTGTGTTTGTAGACCTGGAGCCAACTGTTATTG ATGAAGTACGCACTGGCACATACCGTCAATTATTCCACCCAGAACAACTCATCACTGGCAAGGAAGATGCTGCCAATAACTATGCCCGTGGGCACTACACCATCGGCAAGGAAATCATTGACCTGGTGTTGGACAGGATCCGCAAACTG GCTGACCAGTGTACAGGTCTGCAGGGTTTCCTGGTCTTTCACAGCTTTGGTGGTGGCACTGGTTCTGGTTTCACCTCCCTGCTGATGGAGCGTCTCTCTGTCGATTATGGCAAGAAGTCCAAGCTGGAGTTCTCAATCTATCCAGCTCCTCAGGTCTCCACAGCTGTGGTTGAACCCTACAACTCCATCCTCACAACACACACCACCTTGGAGCACTCAGACTGCGCCTTTATGGTGGACAATGAAGCCATCTATGACATTTGTCGCAGAAACCTAGACATTGAGCGCCCAACCTACACCAACCTGAATCGCCTTATCAGTCAGATAGTGTCCTCCATCACAGCCTCTCTCCGATTTGATGGGGCCCTGAATGTAGATCTCACAGAGTTCCAGACAAACTTGGTGCCCTATCCCCGTATTCACTTCCCTCTCGCAACCTATGCCCCAGTTATCTCGGCAGAGAAAGCTTACCATGAGCAGCTCTCTGTGGCTGAGATCACAAATGCTTGCTTTGAGCCAGCTAACCAGATGGTGAAATGTGATCCACGCCACGGTAAATACATGGCTTGCTGCCTGCTGTACCGAGGTGATGTGGTGCCCAAAGATGTTAATGCAGCTATTGCCACCATCAAGACCAAGCGTAGCATCCAGTTTGTGGACTGGTGCCCAACTGGCTTCAAGGTCGGTATTAACTATCAGCCTCCAACTGTGGTTCCAGGTGGGGACCTGGCCAAGGTGCAGCGTGCGGTGTGTATGCTGAGCAACACCACCGCAATTGCTGAGGCCTGGGCTCGCCTGGACCACAAGTTTGACCTTATGTACGCTAAGCGTGCCTTTGTGCACTGGTATGTGGGTGAGGGTATGGAGGAGGGAGAGTTCTCTGAGGCTCGTGAGGATATGGCTGCCCTGGAGAAGGATTATGAGGAGGTTGGTGTAGATTCTGTAGAAGGAGAGGGCGAAGAGGAAGGAGAAGAATATTAA